The following proteins are co-located in the Gossypium hirsutum isolate 1008001.06 chromosome A02, Gossypium_hirsutum_v2.1, whole genome shotgun sequence genome:
- the LOC107931692 gene encoding tRNA-dihydrouridine(16/17) synthase [NAD(P)(+)]-like: MNKPKPLISAILNLNLHPKPLFSNPIHLMALTQTRITHSDPPQNDAEDDVLCSNPEQTQEEQPSSHSLDETPSFVGSPGKYLTGVSRFERAWAHWTKLGRPKLIVAPMVDNSELPFRMLCRKYGAEAAYTPMLHSRIFNENPKYRSEEFTTCKEDRPLFVQFCANDPDILLEAARRVESHCDYVDINLGCPQRIARRGYYGAFLMDNLPLVKSLVEKLALNLNVPVSCKIRVFPKLEDTLKYAKMLEDAGCSLLAVHGRTRDEKDGKKFRADWNAIKAVKNELRIPVLANGNIRHMDDVRNCLEETGADGVLSAETLLENPALFAGFRTSNWVVDNEKDSIDGKLDQADLVVQYLKLCEKYPVPWRMIRSHVHKMLGDWFRVQPQVREELNAQSRLTLEFLYGLVDQLRELGVRVLLHQKDDASATGNLAEVIGIDYPDQCELSRRCLE, from the exons ATGAACAAACCAAAGCCTCTCATTTCCGCTATCTTAAACCTAAATCTCCACCCAAAACCCCTCTTCTCCAACCCCATTCATCTCATGGCCCTAACTCAAACCCGAATCACCCACTCGGATCCACCCCAAAACGATGCCGAGGACGACGTCCTGTGTTCCAACCCAGAACAGACCCAAGAGGAACAGCCTTCTTCTCATTCCCTCGATGAAACGCCGTCGTTTGTTGGTTCTCCGGGGAAGTACTTAACCGGGGTTTCACGATTTGAAAGAGCATGGGCTCATTGGACCAAGCTAGGTCGGCCTAAGCTAATCGTTGCACCCATGGTTGATAACTCGGAGCTTCCGTTTCGAATGCTTtgtagaaaatatggggctgaggCTGCTTATACCCCCATGTTACATTCACGTATTTTTAACGAGAACCCAAAGTACCGTTCTGAAGAATTCACCACTTGCAAG GAGGACCGTCCATTATTTGTTCAATTTTGTGCTAATGATCCTGATATATTACTTGAAGCTGCAAGGAGAGTGGAATCTCATTGTGATTATGTCGATATTAATttggg TTGTCCGCAGCGGATCGCTAGACGAGGGTATTACGGAGCGTTCTTGATGGATAACCTTCCTCTTGTGAAATCGTTAGTCGAAAAACTGGCTTTGAACCTTAATGTGCCGGTTTCCTGTAAAATCAGAGTGTTTCCTAAGTTAGAGGATACACTGAAGTATGCCAAGATGCTGGAAGATGCCGGTTGCTCTCTTTTAGCTGTTCACGGCCGTACGAGAGATGAGAAAGACGGGAAGAAGTTTAGAGCTGATTGGAACGCCATTAAGGCTGTTAAAAATGAGCTTAGAATCCCGGTTCTTGCCAATGGGAACATTAGGCATATGGATGACGTTCGAAACTGTCTGGAAGAAACGGGTGCCGACGGTGTGCTTTCGGCCGAGACTCTTCTTGAGAACCCTGCTCTTTTTGCTGGATTCCGAACTTCCAATTGGGTTGTAGATAACGAGAAAGACTCTATTGATGGAAAACTAGATCAAGCCGATCTCGTCGTTCAGTACTTGAAGCTTTGTGAAAAATACCCTGTCCCATGGAGGATGATCCGGTCTCACGTTCACAAAATGCTAGGAGACTGGTTTAGGGTTCAACCGCAGGTTAGAGAGGAACTAAACGCGCAGTCCAGGCTAACGTTAGAATTTCTTTACGGTCTGGTGGATCAGTTACGAGAATTGGGTGTACGAGTTCTACTTCATCAAAAGGATGATGCTTCGGCAACCGGAAACTTGGCCGAGGTAATCGGTATTGATTACCCGGACCAATGTGAATTGAGTCGTAGGTGCTTAGAATAG
- the LOC107931668 gene encoding probable 2-oxoglutarate-dependent dioxygenase At3g50210 produces the protein MTTDFKSIPIIDVGPIVAKGDDLKMGQDPSVREVIKQLDQACRETGFFYVKGHGVPQSLMNEVKDVTHKFFHLPLSEKLKIKMTPNTGYRGYQKIKENITKGVPDLQEAIDYYREVKRGMYGSLGEILEGCNQWPNEPANFKASMEEYIRLCTDLSRKIMRGIALALGGSADELEGEKGGDPFWVVRLIGYPGNPAAIPQNNDIGCGIHTDYGLLTLINQDDRITALEVKNLSGEWVPATPIPGTFVCNIGDMLKIWSNGTYEATLHRVINNSLKYRVCVAYFYEPNFDTLVEPLEMCVEKSGGARLNQKAVYGEHLVNKVKNNFVP, from the exons atgACCACTGACTTCAAATCCATCCCCATCATTG ATGTTGGTCCAATAGTAGCCAAAGGAGATGATCTCAAAATGGGACAAGATCCAAGCGTACGTGAAGTTATCAAGCAATTGGATCAAGCATGCAGAGAAACTGGGTTCTTCTACGTG AAAGGTCATGGTGTTCCACAGTCACTTATGAACGAAGTTAAAGACGTGACCCACAAATTTTTCCATCTTCCTTTGAGtgaaaaactcaaaatcaaaatgACTCCCAACACTGGTTACAG AGGATaccagaaaatcaaagaaaatataaCTAAAGGCGTCCCTGACTTGCAAGAAGCCATTGAT TACTATAGAGAAGTGAAAAGAGGGATGTATGGATCACTTGGGGAGATTTTGGAAGGATGTAACCAATG gccTAACGAACCTGCAAACTTCAAAGCATCAATGGAAGAGTATATCAGACTTTGCACAG ATCTTTCGAGGAAAATAATGAGGGGAATTGCATTAGCACTGGGTGGATCGGCGGATGAATTGGAAGGTGAAAAAGGTGGAGACCCGTTTTGGGTGGTGCGGCTAATCGGGTACCCGGGAAATCCAGCTGCAATTCCCCAAAATAACGACATTGGATG CGGGATTCACACAGACTATg GTTTGTTGACATTGATTAACCAAGATGACCGTATAACTGCACTTgag GTTAAAAACCTATCGGGAGAATGGGTACCAGCTACTCCAATTCCAGGAACATTTGTATGCAACATTGGCGACATGTTGAAG ATATGGTCCAACGGTACATATGAAGCCACTTTGCATCGAGTCATTAATAATTCACTAAAGTATCGAGTATGTGTTGCTTATTTTTATgag CCAAATTTTGATACATTGGTGGAGCCCTTGGAAATGTGCGTAGAGAAAAGTGGGGGAGCTCGGCTCAACCAGAAAGCTGTTTATGGGGAGCATTtagtaaataaagtaaaaaataactTTGTCCCCTAG